In the genome of Limibacillus sp., one region contains:
- a CDS encoding rhomboid family intramembrane serine protease — translation MFIPLYDRNPHLRIERPYVTYGLMALCIVVFLYQVNGSARDFQESVFAYGSIPALVFGNAEPAPWMVAPYLSLLTANFLHGSWWHLIGNMLFLRVFGDNVEDAMGHGRFFAFYLICGIGAILAHAIAQPGSTMPVVGASGAVSGIMGAYLLLHPRSSILTLIGWLILPVPAFILLVVWMGFQVFSALGDGGAGASVAWWAHIGGFLLGMALTPFFKRDTAPYGGITGIKKGIRMKRPPRGSDDPPKGPWS, via the coding sequence ATGTTCATTCCCCTCTACGACCGCAATCCGCATCTCAGGATCGAGCGGCCCTATGTCACCTACGGCCTGATGGCGCTCTGCATCGTCGTGTTTCTCTATCAGGTGAACGGCAGCGCCCGCGATTTCCAGGAGAGCGTCTTCGCCTACGGGTCGATCCCCGCGCTGGTCTTCGGAAACGCTGAACCCGCGCCCTGGATGGTGGCGCCCTACCTCTCGCTCCTGACCGCCAACTTCCTGCATGGGAGCTGGTGGCACCTGATCGGCAACATGCTGTTCCTGAGGGTTTTCGGCGACAATGTCGAAGACGCCATGGGCCACGGCCGCTTCTTCGCCTTCTATCTGATCTGCGGCATCGGGGCGATCCTGGCGCACGCCATCGCGCAGCCCGGATCGACCATGCCCGTAGTGGGCGCGAGCGGCGCCGTCTCCGGCATCATGGGCGCCTATCTGCTGCTGCACCCACGGTCGTCGATCCTGACGCTGATCGGCTGGCTGATCCTGCCGGTGCCCGCCTTCATCCTACTGGTGGTCTGGATGGGCTTTCAGGTCTTCAGCGCCCTGGGAGACGGCGGCGCAGGCGCTTCGGTCGCCTGGTGGGCGCATATCGGCGGTTTCCTGCTGGGTATGGCGCTGACCCCCTTCTTCAAGCGCGACACGGCACCCTATGGCGGCATCACGGGCATCAAGAAGGGGATACGGATGAAGCGCCCGCCGAGGGGCTCAGACGACCCGCCGAAAGGTCCCTGGAGCTAG